A region of the Yarrowia lipolytica chromosome 1C, complete sequence genome:
TCTCCATCTATTGTCTATGGGGACTGTAGTGTGACTCATGCCATGATTAACGGGAACGCGTGATAAATGGGTGGCTAACAAAAGTGAGTGGATATCGCGGAAACAGGGAGATAATAGAGACAACACATGCGATTGGGAGAAACATTTCGTATAGATCTAGAATCGGTCCTAGCAAACGATCTCCAACTATCACCGCCAGACTATTTGTCATGGAGCTAAACACTCCTGTCTCTGGTGCCAAACCATAACCATGTACTCATCCGAATATGTAACCCATGACTGACGGATCAAAGGCTGTTTTATCGTAGACGAGCTCTTGGGTCTCGAGGGCGTTAGACATGTTTCCGATCGGTGTCCGAGATGCTAGATGTGCCGCCTCTAGCCGCCGGAGAGTGGGGTTTGCACCATATCTGTAGGTATGTACAGCTCCAGTTGTTGCTGTCAccaacttcttcatctAAAAACCCGATCCTGGTGTTATGGTACCCCAATTCGGCTGGACTAGACACCCGCAGCAAGTGTCTACGCCCATTATGGCTTCAATTAGACTACCGAATAAGAATATCATAGATTCTTGTGTTATTACTACGTTCCATAGACAAACCCATTCTgccaagaaaaaaaccatATGCAGCTGACCAATTGCCGAGGTCTGGGGTAGACACAGTGCATGTCGATTATGGGAGGCAAATCTGTGCTCAAAACACTTTCAATCGGACCTCAAGGATATTGACATACTACAGCTCGCTTCTAGGGCCGATTAGTCATCAGGAACACCCCTAACAGCCAACCTAACCACCGTTGAGTCCAAATTTGTGCTTGAACTTTAATAAATTTCATGCGGCGTACAACTTGCATCTGAGACGCTTCCTGCACTTCACGCAACCTGCATTAACGCGCGCCCCGAACTCAAATACGCGGAGTTAAGAATGGGGGTGACAAGAGAAAATACCGTCATTTTGAGGACTTTGTGGATATTTTACAATATCGGTCGGTTATTACCGACCCACTGAGTATAATTATCTAGTTTAAATTCTAATAAATGCACTAATCCCCGACTTGAGCGCATATCGCTCATCTCGTCTTTCCGTCTACAATGGCCGGAGATGCAAAGTAGATTTTTCAACGGTGTCTGCGAGTAAGGAAGAGGGATTCCGTGTGACTCAGCTCTTGGCTCACCGTAGCGCCGTACACTGGCTCGCCCATAGATTGTCCCGTATATATATTGCACTCTAAGACCTCTTGGTACACAGCCGCACTTAGTCAGAGAGAGTAAAACACCTCACCCAAGGATTAACCATCAATCCCttatctacagtacaagtactgatacaccaacaccacagCCATGTTTGTGCTCACCAACTCCAAAGCGGTGTTGCCATATCTGGGCGACTCGGAGGTCGTCGAGGACAATGTGGAGGGTCTCCATCTCCCCCCTCCAGAGGACGAACTACCCTCCTTCACACAGGCGATCCAACAACTAGCGCATGAGTCAACGCCGTTCTACCCGGCCATCAaaaccacagacacagacctGCTGCAACTGGAGGAGCCGTTGACGATTGAGCTCGTGCAGAAATGTCCCCTGGGGTCCGGCACGCagtccacctccatctgGTCCACCCAGGTGCTCAGCCCAGGCACCCATATGCCAGACATGGTCAGTTCGACACTCCGAGACGTGTGCATTCCCATCCAAAACTCCACTCCAGAATCGGTCCATGGCTACCTGTCGTACTCGATACGAGTGTCCTATGTGGCCAGGCCCAAGAGCCGCTTTTTGAAGAAACCACAGAAAACCTCGGCTTTACTGCCTCTCACGATCCTCAGAAACGCCCCACAAAGTGATACAGATACAGACCGAGGAGCGCGCTATCTATGGCCCCAAAGAGCAGATGTGACCTTGCAATTGCAACACTCGAAACTCGTCAATGATATCATCAACCTCAAAatgcacgtgactccccTCCAGGATTATCTCCCTGAAAAGAACGCCATCAAACTGAAAGGAGTCGAGGTGATTCTGACTCAACAAACAGGTTCAACCACAAGCACATATCCTCTGTTACGAGACATGAATCCGCCCAAGACTCTCGATTACTCACTAACCGTCAAAAATCTGCCTCTCAACTCATCCACATCTCCCCAGCATCCCTACCCGGTATCTCACCTGGTATCTACAACGCTTCGGTTCCAGTTTTGGGAAAACAACAAGGTCAAATATTACGATGTGCGATTCAAGACCAAGGTGtctctcaacctcaatgGCGACGCTCCTCCTATTTATGCCACTTAACTAATTATCTTTTTATGAAATGAGAAAACTGAGAAGCTGCCGTAGAGATCATGTAACGCCCCCTACGTAGAGCTTTGGATATGGCGATCGTTAATTATACAGAATCTAAATGGTATCGTGAGTTGTCATACGTCGTAGGTATGATCACTTTCGTCCCGGGAAGGAGCCGTAACCAGTGGGAGCAAAAGTGACCAGGTTTCGGTTCAGATACTGAACCTCGGCAGCCACACCACCAGGAGCATCGTAGTCAGCAGTGATGACAGAAATAGAAGAGTAGCAGCCCCACTTGGTGACCACATCTGTCTCATCAGGCAAGAAGCAGTCACCGTTGAAACATGCCCGCAGAGCGTCAGTCTTGAGGTTCTCGTCTTCATCAAAGACTCCACTGGTCTCGTTGAAGATAAGCTTGTAGGTGGCCGCTCCTCGTCCGGTCTGACGGGTGAAGATGGGCTTGGGGTCCACACACTTGCCAGTGGGATCAATATCTCCAACGTTGGGGAGGTTGACAGAAATGCCGACTCCGATGGGAAGCACAGAGGGTCGGCCCTTGGCGTTCTCcagcaggttcttgacAATGGCAGTGGAGGCCTTGGCGTAGATCTTGTGGGCAGAAGTTTCGGAGTTGGAAGCGTTGGCGTAGTAGGTGTGGTCGTTGTTTCCGGAGAAGGCCACTGCAGGAACTCCTCGAAGAATAGAGGTGTACATGGCTCCCTCGGTTCCAGACAGAGTGTAGACGAAGGGGCCGAGGTTCCAGCCCTCGTTGGGTCCGGAGACAACGAGATCAACAGTAGTGTTGGGGTAGAACTTGGGCAGAGCGTAGTCAAAACCGAACGACACGGCGGCTCCAGGAGTGCCGTCAAAGTACCAGATGTGATCGTCTTTTTCGTCGTGAGCCCAAGAGGGAGCGCCAGCGGGGGCAGTCTGCCACTCGGCTCCCTTGGCCAGAGTAGCATTGGTAGGCAGGTTGAAGGTACCTCCAGTTCCGGACTGTTGCACAGCAGGAGCAAACATGAACACGTTGTagccctccttcttgagagcatCGTAGAAGGCCCGAATGTTGGCAGAGGCCCAGGAATCGTCGTTGGTAACGACGATGGTGGTCTTGGAGTTCTCGTGGGGAACCGTGCTGTTGTGGGCAGTAGCGTTGGTCTGGGCCAGGGCCAGAGAAGCCAGACAGGGAACAATGAGAGAAGACAACTTCATTTTAGGAGGAGTAGGCGCTTTGTTGATTGGGCGGCAGTTAGTAGCCATCCAGTGGGGTTTATATACAGTTTCACGGTCCATTTATTGTCCATATCCGGAACCCATCAGGACATCCTATTTGATTAGGCCATCGATTGGTTTCTTTGTCTCGTTTAGTCTCTCTGGTCTCACCGACTAATCTTTTTCATCTTCAGGTCCACCTGCATGTGTGCGTTTTATCTGATCGGATCGTGAAAAGGCATTGACAGAGACAAGACATTGACACAGTAGGGTGGTAGATAGAAATGACTGTTGTCGCCTTTCTATTCATCAATTGAAGTCCAACACGCCCCACTGATCCTGTATTTGCCTACATGCCTCCCAGAGCGAACTAACTCAAGCTCTTCGGAGCTAGAGCCGCAGATTATCAGATCAATCTGCCGGAACTGAGACATGACTCGAGAGAATAAGAGGTGGTTGGGAGCAGAGCAGTGAATCATGGCCCGGAAACTTGGCACGTGTGCAGCTGAGACATTATTGCATCCGTGGGGCCCAGGAACATGCTGTGGTTAGACGCCGTTCCCTATCCACTACGGGCACTGGACGTCGGTGGAGATTCTAGTGAAGGAGGTGTCATTGTTGAGACCTACATCCAAGGTGCATTGAGGTGAGATATGGACATTAGTGGCCTTCAAGTTTCTCCACTCGAGGCGAGGTACTGACCGACACCCAACTCACCCCCGCCCGAGCCCCCGTGTAGCCGGACGCAGAAAAGTTAGGCCATGTCGATCCTCGACTGTTCCAGACCATCTGATTACAATCTCACAAAGTCAATGCCGCATTAGCCGCCGTTGAAAATTAGGCGTTAACTGAATTGGTCGGGCGTGGACTGGGATGGTCGTTGCAAAGCAGTCTTGGACAGCAGCACTGGGGGCATCAGTCAGTCAAATTACCGGCTGAGACGGCCTTTGTATCAATTGCCAAAGGAGGAGTTGACCTCCCTTTCGTCTTCGCAACAAGTAATATCTTGCAATTAGTACTCACACTTGGTGAGACAGACTAGATGGCAGGCGTATTCAATCTTCGGGACAGTCAACAAGCTAAAAGTAGGCCGAAAGGAGTATCGAAATGACCGCAACAACTCGGTGATCCGAATCTGCTCGTTCTACCTGGTGCGGACATCTACCATCTAACACCATGGAACCGATTAGACATTCGCATAAGAGACAATGTGCATCTATAGACGAAATCGCCTTGTTTTTTGATTGAAAAACAGatgaacaacaacaatgccaGTCAACAGAAGACGTTATGAAGGGCTAAAGATCGGCAATAGCTACATTTTATGTACTGCAAAGTATCCAAAAGTGGTCTGCGTCGAGGTTTTCACAACAGAGTACTGGTGAACTGCCcaacagtatgtacattttttttttttttctgcatatacattcatttaattataactttgccgtgaaagaataacctttgaaatgaatgtacgcttacacgaatattactaattaaacacgtttagtgtcatggtccaacttggcacgtacctatttccagtaaaaaaatcataaaaaaacctggttcagtccgtgttgtatgttggtccacatagcttcgcgtgtttgttcgttcatcgggaaaacgccactccagtctccagttctctaatctcaatccttccattgccctcttcatttgcattgcctttgaaaacttctccttgtggttcttcttcgtcattggtttggttctgcgtcccctgtggtgactacgcgccctgctacgctgttctctcggtggcctcggccgccttttacgcttgctactgtgtctactctcgctcatcgtgaagtgctggcggttgtccatcgtagaaacacatctgggcttccttcaggaattgaagcaaaccctgttggacatgtcccaggGTGGCGTCGTCCCCTGAGTACCGGAgggatctctccatcttccagatcccataAGCCAATTCCCGCAGATATTTGCGTgtcttgacttgttgatgtttccggggggcgtcactgttcacatgccctgggaaagaggggagtactccacatttcgactcggtaaagatccagtcctttagagagtccactgacggaatcttcatcctggtcaacatggaaagaagaacttcgcACTTGCAGAAGATATGCTCGTGCAGATCCTGAATGATGGCCTTATCACAGAGCCCGCATCCTggattcttcttggtgaaaacgtggtcgtcagggtatctccatttcaCGAGCGGAAGTCGAGATATCCGCatgaggtgaagaacttgtgctttgttggcgtcggcgATGTAGTGTTTTCGAAGGTCATGCATTACCTCCTGCcagaccatgtcgtcaGAGATGCCCCCGTAGTCGCTTCGTTGAGTCCACTTCTTCGGTCGTgcaagtgtgtgtgggaagtttggcaagtcgggagacgaggtcttgtgaaacatgaagttctctaGAGTAAGTGGTCCCATGCTCCACCGGAGGTGGTCGATTTCCGCTGTGGACACCATTCTGACCGGATGGTATCGTCTCGCGGCTGCGATGTCGACGTGTGCTTCCCGGaaagattctgctgctctcacgTTCACCTGGTTTCGTTCCCAGATTCTGTGATtaactgtgtctgttgtagAGGGCTcgtgatcttctcgagggttGGCATGTTCCGCGGTGAggggcttgttgagctcgaaagaagctctGATTGCGTCTCgcatggtgggggaggcTGCGTAGCCCCAAGCTTGGCCTGTCGGAAAGCGGCAGTCGACGCGCTGGTGTGGCTTTTCCTGTGTGAGACTGTGAGTTCTGCTGTAGAACTGGAAGGTGCAGTCCCAAAGGGCCGGCGATGAGCCATGGAAGAACCTGTAAGCCCGAGCGGCCTTCAGGCACACCATGAAACGTCCCATGTCCCGCAGGTTcagtcctcctctgcctacCGGAGTTTGGATGAAACCATTGCTGAAGGTTTTGCGTGTTTTGTCGGGTGATAatttgttgatcttgtcgcaCGCTAGTTCGTTCAGCTCTCGGATGAAGGTGTTGTCGATCTGGCTGACGTAGGGTCCAAGGAAATTCagtttcgagaagaagtagatgtTGATCATCCACGCCTTGCTGTAATAGGGGAGACCCCATAGTGAAAGGCGTCGCAgcgactccttgaggtcctccttgatctgagcgTAGTGCGTGTCCAACCTTTCGCGATTTCCGAAGTGTACTCCGAGGTACCGGAAAATGTTGTCAGATGTCCGGAGCGTCGGGGCCTgtcgtgtgttgttgtcggttgGCCAGGTGGCGTCAATTGTTCG
Encoded here:
- a CDS encoding uncharacterized protein (Compare to YALI0C19844g, no similarity) → MFVLTNSKAVLPYLGDSEVVEDNVEGLHLPPPEDELPSFTQAIQQLAHESTPFYPAIKTTDTDLLQLEEPLTIELVQKCPLGSGTQSTSIWSTQVLSPGTHMPDMVSSTLRDVCIPIQNSTPESVHGYLSYSIRVSYVARPKSRFLKKPQKTSALLPLTILRNAPQSDTDTDRGARYLWPQRADVTLQLQHSKLVNDIINLKMHVTPLQDYLPEKNAIKLKGVEVILTQQTGSTTSTYPLLRDMNPPKTLDYSLTVKNLPLNSSTSPQHPYPVSHLVSTTLRFQFWENNKVKYYDVRFKTKVSLNLNGDAPPIYAT
- a CDS encoding uncharacterized protein (Compare to YALI0C19866g, highly similar to uniprot|P30887 Yarrowia lipolytica Acid phosphatase precursor (EC 3.1.3.2) PHO2), whose protein sequence is MKLSSLIVPCLASLALAQTNATAHNSTVPHENSKTTIVVTNDDSWASANIRAFYDALKKEGYNVFMFAPAVQQSGTGGTFNLPTNATLAKGAEWQTAPAGAPSWAHDEKDDHIWYFDGTPGAAVSFGFDYALPKFYPNTTVDLVVSGPNEGWNLGPFVYTLSGTEGAMYTSILRGVPAVAFSGNNDHTYYANASNSETSAHKIYAKASTAIVKNLLENAKGRPSVLPIGVGISVNLPNVGDIDPTGKCVDPKPIFTRQTGRGAATYKLIFNETSGVFDEDENLKTDALRACFNGDCFLPDETDVVTKWGCYSSISVITADYDAPGGVAAEVQYLNRNLVTFAPTGYGSFPGRK